A portion of the Malania oleifera isolate guangnan ecotype guangnan chromosome 3, ASM2987363v1, whole genome shotgun sequence genome contains these proteins:
- the LOC131151136 gene encoding mitochondrial import inner membrane translocase subunit TIM17-2-like: MGTPETSREPCPDRILDDIGGAFGMGAVGGSAFHFLKGVYNSPKGERLLGGTQAVRMNAPRVGGSFAVWGGLFSAFDCTMVYVRQKEDPWNSIIAGAATGGFLQMRQGLGAASRSAVFGGVLLALIEGAGIMLNKVLSAPQNMPIMIEEPTPGAVVGPGFQMPGGAQPAPRPLPVTSTAESSMPSSSSSSSSWFGGWFGGEKKQESGGGSKTEVLESFDSPPIPTFEYK; the protein is encoded by the coding sequence ATGGGAACGCCAGAAACATCTCGGGAACCGTGCCCTGATCGTATACTTGACGACATTGGCGGTGCTTTTGGGATGGGAGCCGTTGGCGGATCGGCCTTCCACTTCCTTAAAGGCGTGTACAACTCACCGAAGGGTGAGCGACTGCTTGGAGGCACTCAAGCCGTTCGGATGAATGCTCCACGAGTGGGCGGGAGCTTCGCTGTGTGGGGAGGACTCTTCTCGGCCTTTGACTGCACAATGGTCTATGTCCGACAGAAGGAAGATCCTTGGAACTCAATCATTGCTGGTGCTGCCACTGGTGGTTTCCTTCAGATGCGCCAAGGCCTCGGTGCTGCCTCCCGATCTGCCGTCTTTGGTGGTGTCTTGCTTGCTCTAATTGAAGGTGCTGGAATCATGCTTAATAAGGTCCTCAGTGCGCCTCAGAACATGCCTATCATGATCGAAGAGCCTACCCCTGGAGCTGTGGTTGGACCTGGATTTCAGATGCCGGGAGGGGCCCAACCGGCTCCTAGGCCGCTGCCTGTGACCTCAACAGCTGAATCATCAATGCCATCGTCGTCATCTTCATCCTCTTCATGGTTTGGAGGATGGTTTGGTGGTGAGAAGAAGCAAGAGAGTGGTGGAGGAAGCAAGACAGAGGTTTTGGAAAGCTTTGATTCGCCACCGATTCCAACTTTTGAGTACAAGTGA